One Diabrotica virgifera virgifera chromosome 3, PGI_DIABVI_V3a genomic window carries:
- the LOC126881330 gene encoding uncharacterized protein LOC126881330, which produces MVYKKRMKYPRENIQKAIEDINLKRLSIRQASKIYNVPKSTLLDTMKEKYKTPGNIGGPTVLSSSEEDLIIKWIIEMGNVGFPVTRSQLVDSVSKLIQNLKRKTPFKNYIPGKKWYNGFLARHPEISKRVPQSLSSCRAAVTEQNIRNWFTQVRDYMTKMNFLHILENPKRIFNCDESGFYLSPQEKQVLVRKGAKKVYSRIANDEKECLTVLLTVGADGSVPPPLVLYPYKRYVSAAIITNMPNQWGVGHSESGWMTSETFYEYVTNVFFPWLEKNSVPLPVILFLDGHSSHINLPITEFCKEKGIILTAFYPNATHRLQPLDVGVFYPIKNNWRKDVRSWRMENNGRKLQRAEFAKLLDKTLKATVCTSIIKSAFESCGLFPFNENRIDYSKLIKPIEQKDSDDKITESTSTTTVNVYDSKLLREVEIRLKPEVVNRFRIAESAAQLEEKYVALYDFWKSLHPQNVDHDKTLENNLPINAANETIVDIHFDENFWFCNNDTIEATVKADGALVLIPSQNSNSSSPKPGPSASKNNDCENIDYYLAVSSPQEKTPPKNKIVNTTPCNSPLKDDSIGIVYSDQKRQVQNQEKTPLKQITTTSENNSKYPTPFKKALFWPESSAKKKNNSTEDTKERKKPKIYPTVAISDEFMEHQRRLKKEKEEKENEKCERIRKRKAKTEIQQAKKKKCPPKHTPGIDTGNNNTENINKKNIEIYSKDDFVLVQYDSEYFPGVVLERSNDTLRVKSMTMNGKYWKWPDRDDILNYDFDDVVCKIARPSLINKRGAYEVPEIENLKK; this is translated from the coding sequence ATGGTATACAAAAAGCGGATGAAGTATCCCCGAGAGAATATCCAAAAAGCTATAGAAGATATTAATTTGAAACGTTTAAGTATTCGACAAGCCTCCAAAATATACAATGTGCCTAAAAGTACTTTGTTAGATACTATGAAAGAAAAGTACAAAACTCCGGGCAATATTGGAGGGCCAACAGTTTTGTCCAGTTCCGAAGAAGACTTGATTATAAAATGGATAATCGAAATGGGTAACGTGGGATTCCCGGTAACAAGATCTCAACTTGTTGATTCTGTTTCAAAACTAATTCAAAATTTGAAACGaaaaaccccatttaaaaattacatacctgGTAAAAAATGGTACAATGGTTTTCTCGCTCGTCATCCAGAAATTTCAAAACGTGTTCCACAATCACTATCTTCTTGTAGAGCCGCAGTTACGGAACAAAATATAAGAAATTGGTTTACCCAAGTTCGGGATTATAtgacaaaaatgaattttttacaCATTCTTGAAAACCCCAAGAGAATATTCAATTGTGATGAAAGTGGTTTCTATTTATCCCCTCAAGAAAAACAAGTGTTGGTTAGAAAAGGTGCAAAAAAGGTATACAGTCGCATAGCTAATGACGAAAAAGAATGTCTTACAGTTTTGCTAACTGTTGGAGCTGATGGTTCTGTACCTCCGCCATTAGTTTTGTATCCCTACAAACGGTATGTGTCAGCTGCAATAATAACGAACATGCCAAACCAGTGGGGAGTTGGGCACTCTGAATCTGGTTGGATGACAAGTGAGACATTTTATGAATACGTTACAAATGTATTTTTTCCCTGGTTGGAAAAGAACAGTGTTCCACTCCCAGTGATATTGTTTCTGGATGGACACTCTTCCCACATCAATCTGCCTATTACTGAATTCTGCAAAGAAAAAGGTATTATTTTAACAGCATTTTACCCCAACGCAACTCACCGATTACAGCCGTTAGATGTTGGTGTTTTTTATCCCATTAAAAATAACTGGCGAAAAGATGTTCGATCTTGGCGTATGGAGAATAACGGAAGAAAACTTCAACGGGCTGAGTTTGCAAAACTCTTAGACAAAACTTTGAAGGCTACAGTCTGTACATCGATAATAAAAAGTGCATTTGAATCATGTGGACTCTTTCCGTTTAACGAAAATCGCATTGATTATTCAAAATTAATAAAACCAATAGAACAAAAAGATTCTGATGATAAAATAACTGAATCAACATCCACTACAACTGTTAATGTTTATGATTCTAAACTACTTCGAGAGGTAGAGATACGTTTAAAGCCAGAGGTTGTTAACCGTTTTAGGATTGCTGAATCAGCGGCCCAACTAGAAGAAAAATATGTAGCATTGTATGATTTCTGGAAGAGTCTTCATCCACAAAATGTCGATCATGATAAAACTTTGGAAAACAATTTGCCAATTAATGCTGCTAACGAGACCATTGTTGACATacacttcgatgaaaacttttGGTTTTGCAATAATGATACAATTGAAGCTACAGTCAAAGCAGATGGAGCATTGGTCTTAATTCCTTCACAGAATAGCAATTCTAGTTCGCCAAAACCTGGTCCATCAGCATCCAAGAACAATGATTGTGAGAATATAGACTATTATTTAGCAGTAAGTTCACCCCAAGAAAAAACACCACCTAAGAACAAAATAGTAAACACAACTCCTTGTAATAGCCCATTAAAAGATGATTCAATAGGTATAGTTTATTCTGATCAAAAAAGACAAGTACAAAATCAAGAAAAAACCCCACTTAAGCAAATTACAACAACATCAGAGAATAATAGTAAATATCCAACACCTTTCAAAAAAGCACTATTTTGGCCGGAAAGTTCtgcaaagaaaaaaaataatagcaCAGAAGACACCAAGGAAAGGAAAAAACCAAAGATTTATCCTACAGTAGCTATAAGTGATGAATTTATGGAACATCAACGAAGActcaaaaaagaaaaagaggaaaaagaaaatgagaaatGTGAACGAATCCGAAAGAGGAAAGCAAAAACAGAGAttcaacaagcaaaaaagaaaaaGTGTCCTCCAAAACACACACCAGGCATAGATACTGGTAATAATAATAcggaaaacataaataaaaagaatatagaaatatattcAAAGGACGATTTTGTGTTGGTTCAGTACGACAGTGAATATTTCCCTGGTGTAGTTCTGGAACGAAGCAATGATACTTTGAGAGTTAAAAGTATGACTATGAATGGAAAGTACTGGAAATGGCCAGATAGAGATGacattttaaattatgactttgaTGATGTAGTTTGTAAGATTGCGAGACCTTCACTCATAAATAAACGCGGCGCCTATGAAGTTCCAGAAAttgaaaacctaaaaaaatga